From Pedobacter indicus, a single genomic window includes:
- the mce gene encoding methylmalonyl-CoA epimerase, whose translation MMQKIDHIGIAVKDLQQAIAEYETILDTLCYKIETVDSEKVKTAFLKIGESKIELLEAVNQEGAIADFVNKKGEGIHHIAYEVTDIQAEINRFRGQGFRILNEGAKKGADNKLVCFIHPKDCNGVLTELVQSLD comes from the coding sequence ATGATGCAGAAAATCGATCACATCGGTATTGCTGTCAAAGACTTACAGCAGGCAATCGCAGAATATGAAACTATTCTCGACACACTGTGCTATAAGATTGAAACGGTCGATTCGGAAAAAGTGAAAACAGCTTTCCTGAAAATCGGTGAAAGTAAGATCGAATTATTAGAAGCCGTGAATCAAGAAGGGGCAATTGCTGATTTTGTGAATAAAAAAGGGGAGGGCATCCATCACATTGCCTATGAAGTAACTGATATTCAAGCTGAAATAAATAGATTTAGGGGCCAGGGGTTCAGAATATTAAATGAGGGGGCAAAAAAAGGGGCAGACAATAAATTAGTCTGTTTCATACATCCAAAGGATTGTAATGGAGTACTGACCGAACTGGTACAATCGCTGGATTAA
- a CDS encoding cysteine desulfurase family protein, which produces MAIQIYLDNNATTMVDPFVLDEMIPYFTSTYGNASSTNHVFGKKASAAVQKARENVANLLEAKDDEIMFTSGATESINLAVKGIYKRYGSIGNHIISCVTEHKSVLDVLRLLEKKGAKVTYLPVNRDGNIDLEDLRKAITDKTILISLMFANNETGVIHPVEEIARIAQENNVLFFCDATQAIGKMPVSVEKLAIDVMALSAHKIYGPKGVGALYVRKKSKKIQLEPLIHGGGQEKGLRGGTYNVPGIVGLGTACAIANENLNQERKRLKKLRNYLETALLNLEETFVNGRGADRLPNVSNIAIRFIKGEQLMASLKNVAMSAGSACATGSLDPSHVLMAMGLDKEDAHSSLRFSLGRFNTEAEIDLVIDMLNQKIKKLRAESPAWELYKKGLIV; this is translated from the coding sequence ATGGCTATTCAGATATATCTAGACAATAATGCAACCACGATGGTTGATCCTTTTGTACTGGATGAAATGATCCCTTATTTTACTTCAACTTATGGGAATGCTTCTAGTACGAATCATGTATTTGGCAAAAAAGCGTCAGCAGCCGTTCAGAAAGCCCGGGAAAACGTCGCGAATCTACTGGAGGCTAAGGATGATGAGATTATGTTCACTTCGGGAGCGACAGAATCAATCAATTTAGCAGTCAAAGGTATTTATAAGCGCTATGGAAGCATAGGAAATCACATCATCAGCTGCGTAACGGAGCATAAATCGGTTTTAGACGTTTTAAGATTACTTGAAAAGAAAGGTGCTAAAGTTACTTATCTGCCAGTGAATAGGGATGGCAATATTGATCTAGAGGATTTGCGAAAGGCGATTACGGATAAAACTATCCTGATTTCGCTGATGTTCGCAAATAATGAAACGGGTGTTATCCATCCCGTAGAAGAAATTGCGAGAATTGCTCAGGAAAATAATGTGTTGTTTTTTTGTGATGCAACGCAGGCAATTGGTAAGATGCCAGTTTCTGTGGAAAAGTTGGCTATAGACGTGATGGCCCTCAGCGCACATAAAATCTACGGCCCAAAAGGTGTCGGCGCTTTGTATGTCAGAAAAAAAAGTAAAAAGATTCAGCTTGAGCCGCTGATTCACGGTGGTGGACAGGAAAAGGGCTTGCGTGGAGGTACTTATAATGTACCGGGAATTGTAGGTTTAGGTACCGCTTGCGCAATTGCTAATGAAAACTTAAATCAGGAAAGGAAACGTTTGAAGAAATTACGGAACTACCTGGAAACTGCTCTGCTTAACCTAGAGGAAACCTTTGTGAATGGTCGTGGCGCGGATCGTTTGCCGAATGTATCGAATATCGCTATTCGTTTTATAAAAGGGGAACAATTGATGGCCAGTTTGAAAAACGTAGCGATGTCTGCCGGTTCAGCTTGTGCTACAGGCTCGCTTGATCCATCACATGTTTTAATGGCTATGGGCTTAGATAAGGAGGATGCACATAGTAGCTTACGCTTTAGTCTGGGGCGCTTTAATACGGAAGCTGAGATCGATCTGGTTATCGACATGCTGAATCAAAAGATTAAAAAGCTTCGTGCTGAATCACCTGCGTGGGAGCTTTATAAAAAAGGTTTGATCGTTTAG
- a CDS encoding HesB/IscA family protein has product MITVTEKAKNRIQDILKEENYDSSYFVRVSVESGGCSGLTYNLNFDNQDQENDQVFEDKGIKLVLNIKSFLYLSGTELDYSDGLTGKGFVFNNPNASRSCACGESFAV; this is encoded by the coding sequence ATGATTACAGTTACAGAGAAAGCCAAAAATAGAATACAAGATATCTTGAAAGAGGAGAATTATGACTCATCCTATTTCGTTCGTGTGTCGGTTGAAAGTGGTGGCTGTTCTGGCCTTACTTATAACCTGAATTTCGATAATCAGGATCAAGAGAATGATCAGGTCTTTGAAGATAAGGGCATTAAGTTGGTTCTTAATATCAAATCGTTCTTGTATCTTTCGGGAACTGAATTAGACTATTCTGATGGTTTAACGGGAAAGGGCTTTGTATTTAACAATCCAAATGCTTCCCGCTCTTGCGCATGCGGAGAAAGCTTCGCGGTTTAA